The following proteins are co-located in the Corynebacterium kalinowskii genome:
- the hisI gene encoding phosphoribosyl-AMP cyclohydrolase: MTNPAEFVLDKDIESSLKFNDAGLIPVIVQAEGTKEVLMMAWMDSHALAHSLATRQGTYFSRSRNSYWIKGETSGHVQEVVSVAADCDGDTLLMVVRQTGAACHTGSRTCFDGRELPCAN, translated from the coding sequence ATGACCAATCCCGCTGAATTCGTCCTGGACAAGGACATCGAAAGCAGCTTGAAGTTCAATGACGCAGGGCTCATCCCGGTTATTGTCCAGGCTGAGGGCACTAAGGAAGTGCTGATGATGGCATGGATGGACAGCCATGCACTGGCGCATTCCCTTGCCACTCGACAGGGAACCTATTTCTCACGCTCCCGAAATAGTTACTGGATCAAAGGGGAGACCTCTGGGCACGTTCAGGAAGTGGTGAGTGTTGCCGCCGACTGCGATGGTGACACATTGCTGATGGTCGTCCGGCAAACTGGCGCGGCCTGCCACACCGGTTCCCGTACCTGCTTCGACGGGCGGGAATTGCCATGCGCAAACTAG